The Solibacillus sp. FSL R7-0682 genome includes a window with the following:
- a CDS encoding DUF1835 domain-containing protein, whose product MFDDMKGTINQLEEKELKSLLLQVFLRMQVVEERKGYSEQQFFLDIKKTYNDLLKYKKNQASVEEHTQFHTTHIVFGDSPAGSLKIALNKLGLNQHDKIITFSDLFSIGSIWNLHDSQGINKRYEWLRTHLNIDDEVLFNYEERFNRTLLDIEQIPSYHPIIIWAGENAHEQTGLRFVLYLLKGKINNIFIINTNEANKSHFNRIDIDFMPLNMGELSSEQLKKIYEHEKNGHALTQTERKAFEQQWEQLCENKEVLRIWESSKIMSVPETFFDGFIINTVEKSHQKKKHNDFIKTARIIGEVLGHLNQYIGDQFIEYRVRRLIVDGIFDMEGVPKAMRYYSIKMK is encoded by the coding sequence TTGTTTGATGATATGAAAGGTACGATTAATCAATTGGAAGAAAAAGAATTGAAATCATTATTACTTCAAGTCTTTTTACGTATGCAAGTGGTTGAAGAAAGAAAGGGCTATTCAGAGCAGCAATTCTTTTTAGATATAAAAAAAACATATAACGACCTGTTGAAGTATAAAAAAAATCAAGCTAGTGTCGAAGAGCACACCCAATTTCATACTACTCATATTGTATTTGGCGATTCACCGGCTGGTAGCTTAAAAATCGCTTTAAATAAGTTAGGATTAAATCAACATGATAAGATTATTACCTTTTCCGATTTGTTTTCAATAGGTTCGATTTGGAATTTACATGACTCACAAGGTATTAATAAACGCTATGAATGGTTAAGAACACATTTAAACATAGATGATGAGGTGCTTTTCAATTATGAAGAGCGCTTTAATCGGACTCTATTAGATATTGAACAGATCCCAAGTTACCATCCGATTATTATTTGGGCCGGAGAAAATGCACATGAACAAACAGGTTTAAGATTTGTTCTGTATTTACTAAAAGGGAAAATAAACAACATCTTTATCATTAATACAAATGAAGCAAATAAAAGCCATTTTAATAGAATCGACATTGATTTTATGCCATTAAATATGGGCGAACTCTCATCCGAACAATTAAAAAAAATATATGAACACGAGAAAAATGGTCATGCATTAACTCAAACAGAACGTAAAGCATTTGAACAACAATGGGAGCAACTATGTGAGAATAAAGAAGTTTTACGAATCTGGGAAAGTAGTAAAATAATGAGTGTACCTGAAACTTTCTTTGATGGATTCATTATCAATACAGTTGAAAAGTCTCATCAGAAGAAAAAACATAATGATTTTATAAAAACAGCTAGAATAATTGGAGAAGTACTAGGTCATCTTAATCAATACATTGGCGACCAATTTATAGAATACC